One window of Candidatus Saccharimonadales bacterium genomic DNA carries:
- a CDS encoding ubiquitin-like domain-containing protein, which yields MSTNLLYSLLALMTLCEKTSKRVLRNYLSIVTAALFVITVASLIIFFPHHQAQADNLTYVTVYDNGSNQTFATHAKTVGDLLNEVHIPVGKYDLVEPSEDTVLLGADYNVNIYTARPVEVIDGTNKYTVMTAAQTPQDIVAAAGLSLYPQDTTSTNLINNFVEAGNAGVQVTINRATPFTFDLYGNPVPVRTQAKTVGEFLASQNITMKQGDQLMTPVDTPISTGMTVNLVHNGSEVVTTQQTIPFAIQTVADVNEPAGYSNITQQGKNGQQVVTYEITTQNGQEVSRQVLNTVVETPAVPEVVHEGVGDVSADQVQLMADAGISASDYSAASYIITHESGWCPTKWQGEYGGCPAYHGTPTSYIGYGLCQSTPAWKMASAGSDWATNPVTQLEWCTSYANSAYGGWQAAASHWAADHSW from the coding sequence ATGAGTACCAATTTGCTATACTCATTGTTAGCTCTTATGACTTTGTGTGAGAAGACATCTAAGAGAGTGCTACGCAACTACCTCAGCATTGTAACTGCGGCATTATTCGTAATTACAGTTGCTTCTCTGATCATCTTCTTCCCTCATCACCAGGCCCAGGCCGACAACCTGACCTACGTAACCGTTTACGATAACGGCTCTAACCAGACGTTTGCTACCCACGCTAAGACGGTCGGTGACCTCTTGAACGAGGTGCATATCCCTGTTGGTAAGTACGATCTTGTTGAGCCATCTGAAGATACCGTTCTTCTCGGTGCGGACTACAATGTCAACATCTACACTGCACGCCCTGTCGAAGTCATTGACGGCACCAACAAGTACACCGTCATGACCGCTGCTCAGACACCTCAGGATATTGTCGCTGCTGCCGGCTTGAGTCTCTATCCTCAGGATACGACCTCAACGAATCTGATTAATAACTTTGTTGAAGCCGGTAATGCTGGCGTACAGGTGACCATTAATCGAGCCACTCCGTTCACATTCGATCTCTATGGCAACCCTGTCCCCGTCAGGACTCAGGCGAAGACAGTCGGTGAGTTCTTGGCCTCTCAGAATATCACCATGAAGCAAGGCGACCAGCTGATGACTCCTGTCGATACCCCCATCAGTACTGGAATGACGGTCAATCTTGTTCATAACGGCTCAGAGGTGGTGACAACTCAACAGACTATTCCATTCGCGATCCAGACTGTTGCCGACGTCAACGAACCGGCAGGTTACAGCAATATCACCCAACAGGGGAAAAACGGTCAGCAGGTGGTCACCTACGAGATTACTACCCAGAATGGCCAAGAGGTCTCAAGGCAGGTCCTCAACACTGTCGTTGAAACTCCGGCTGTCCCAGAAGTTGTTCACGAAGGCGTCGGTGACGTCTCGGCAGATCAGGTTCAGCTGATGGCTGATGCAGGTATTTCGGCATCAGATTACAGTGCTGCGAGCTACATTATTACCCACGAGAGTGGTTGGTGTCCGACCAAGTGGCAGGGTGAGTACGGTGGCTGCCCGGCCTATCATGGCACCCCGACATCATACATAGGCTATGGTCTCTGTCAGTCGACACCAGCGTGGAAGATGGCCTCTGCGGGTTCAGACTGGGCTACTAACCCGGTCACCCAGCTCGAGTGGTGTACGAGTTATGCCAACAGTGCCTATGGTGGCTGGCAGGCTGCCGCTTCTCACTGGGCTGCTGACCACAGCTGGTAG
- a CDS encoding alpha/beta fold hydrolase: MSRSSGSLLNTKISGHGPVVVLLHGYLSSLHYWDDLRGLLEKDYTVVAMDLLGFGNSPKPKESDYDYDDQIASIKRTLAHHNLDDPILLIGHSMGALLALRYASVRDQPTDRLLLLNMPVFSDAKEARRELAGTNLLYRAGFYWGLHRLIWPVLRTKPAREALKRKIPLDWYGVEKAALQPSAESRSRSLRNVIEAQSSIEDLKSLTTQVTLVVGLRDRPIYLKNLRRFARSAEFQVIVRDTEHNTLGEDFDFIAGLL; this comes from the coding sequence ATGAGTAGGTCGAGCGGTTCTCTACTCAACACCAAGATCTCCGGGCATGGCCCAGTGGTGGTCTTGCTCCATGGCTATCTGTCCTCGCTTCACTACTGGGATGACCTTCGGGGTCTTCTCGAGAAAGACTACACCGTCGTGGCCATGGATCTGCTCGGTTTTGGTAACTCTCCAAAGCCCAAGGAGTCAGATTACGACTACGACGACCAGATCGCCTCTATCAAGCGAACGCTGGCCCACCACAATCTGGACGACCCCATCCTACTTATCGGTCACTCTATGGGCGCCTTGTTAGCCCTCAGATACGCCTCAGTCCGAGACCAGCCAACGGATAGACTGCTACTACTCAACATGCCTGTCTTCAGCGACGCCAAGGAGGCGAGGCGGGAGCTGGCTGGCACGAACCTCCTCTATCGGGCAGGTTTCTATTGGGGCCTTCACAGACTCATCTGGCCTGTTTTGCGCACCAAGCCTGCCAGAGAGGCTCTCAAGCGCAAGATACCCCTTGATTGGTACGGAGTAGAGAAAGCAGCCCTACAGCCCTCTGCTGAGTCCCGGAGTCGCTCTCTGAGGAATGTCATTGAAGCCCAGTCAAGCATCGAAGACCTCAAGAGCTTGACGACACAGGTCACCCTTGTTGTTGGCCTGAGGGATCGTCCGATCTATTTAAAAAACCTCCGTCGATTCGCTCGGTCAGCCGAGTTCCAGGTCATTGTCAGAGACACCGAACACAATACCCTTGGCGAGGACTTCGACTTTATAGCGGGCCTTCTCTGA
- a CDS encoding UvrD-helicase domain-containing protein: protein MQQLLDQLNEEQAKAVLQTEGPVLILAGAGSGKTKTLTHRIAYLIAQKQTAPQSILAVTFTNKAAKEMRTRLAILIGNERLASERSFMSYMGTFHSICVRILRMDGEQINIPRNYVIFDEDDRLTAVKQAMKEVGITDKATTPRSLASLISSAKNELISPDEYAETASLPLQRSAAKVYPVYERIRKTASALDFDDLLLETVRLFKEVKEIRTRWQERFRYIMIDEYQDTNSAQYNLIRLLVNDSHNLCVVGDDWQSIYSWRGADFRNILKFERDYPNTTVIKLEQNYRSTKHILDAAHRVITKNEQRSDKKLWTKAGAGQPVHIDYAINERHEGELIANRVKVAVETRISRYGDFAVLYRTNAQSRAVEEVFIRAGVPYRMVGGLRFYDRKEIRDLVAYLRLIYQPSDRASFQRIVNVPSRGLGPTSVDKFLAWQAQTDMTVITALTEVDDCPTLQARSKKAFAEFGELLERLHEYAEEAKLGALIEAVIKRTSYEDYLNDGLIQGETRLENVKELLSVAKEYEDVGLAGFLEEVALISELDRVEDNADAVMLMTLHSAKGLEFPVVFMIGMEEGVFPHTRALFDAQEMEEERRLCYVGMTRAREELHLISAASRMLYGTTQHNPPSRFLADVGPDATVVPSEIFTSSAFTGASSEPFLFGSQEPRVEPEEQIDLKIGDSVSHQLFGPGKIVAVDGETISIDFRGRGVKKLNVHFAPLERL, encoded by the coding sequence GTGCAACAACTGCTAGACCAGCTGAATGAAGAACAGGCCAAAGCGGTTCTTCAGACCGAGGGGCCGGTCCTTATCCTGGCCGGAGCGGGCTCAGGTAAGACCAAGACCCTGACTCATCGGATTGCCTATCTGATAGCTCAGAAACAGACAGCGCCCCAGTCTATCCTGGCCGTTACCTTCACCAATAAGGCGGCCAAAGAGATGCGGACTCGCTTGGCTATCCTTATCGGTAATGAACGGTTGGCCTCCGAGCGTTCCTTTATGTCTTATATGGGGACCTTCCACTCGATCTGTGTCAGAATTCTGCGGATGGACGGGGAACAGATCAATATCCCACGAAACTACGTCATATTCGATGAGGATGACAGGCTGACGGCTGTCAAACAGGCCATGAAAGAGGTGGGGATTACAGATAAGGCGACCACTCCCAGGTCACTCGCCTCTTTAATCAGCTCGGCTAAGAACGAACTGATCAGTCCTGATGAGTACGCAGAGACTGCCAGTCTGCCACTACAGAGGTCGGCTGCCAAGGTTTACCCAGTGTATGAGCGTATTCGCAAGACCGCTTCAGCCCTTGATTTTGACGATCTTTTGCTTGAAACGGTCCGACTCTTTAAGGAGGTTAAAGAGATACGCACCAGATGGCAGGAACGTTTCCGCTATATCATGATCGACGAGTATCAGGATACGAACAGTGCCCAGTACAACCTGATCAGGCTACTCGTTAACGACAGCCACAACCTCTGTGTCGTCGGGGATGACTGGCAGTCAATCTACTCCTGGCGTGGGGCCGACTTTCGCAATATCCTAAAATTCGAGCGTGACTACCCCAATACGACGGTGATCAAGCTGGAGCAGAACTACCGCTCAACCAAGCATATTCTCGATGCAGCCCATAGGGTCATTACCAAGAACGAACAACGCTCAGATAAGAAGCTCTGGACCAAGGCAGGTGCTGGCCAGCCGGTCCACATCGACTATGCCATTAACGAGCGCCACGAGGGTGAGTTAATCGCTAACAGGGTAAAAGTGGCCGTTGAGACCCGTATCTCCAGATACGGTGACTTCGCCGTCCTCTACCGGACCAATGCCCAGTCCCGAGCAGTTGAGGAGGTCTTCATTCGGGCCGGTGTCCCCTATCGGATGGTCGGGGGTTTGCGCTTTTACGACCGTAAGGAGATACGCGACCTGGTCGCTTATCTGAGGCTGATCTACCAGCCCTCAGATAGGGCCAGCTTTCAGAGAATCGTCAACGTACCCTCACGGGGCCTCGGACCCACTTCAGTAGATAAGTTCCTGGCCTGGCAGGCCCAGACAGATATGACTGTCATTACCGCCCTTACAGAGGTTGATGACTGCCCGACGCTGCAGGCAAGGTCAAAGAAAGCCTTTGCAGAATTCGGTGAACTCCTTGAACGTCTCCACGAGTATGCCGAAGAGGCCAAGCTGGGAGCGTTAATCGAGGCGGTTATCAAACGAACCAGCTACGAGGACTATCTTAACGACGGGTTGATTCAGGGAGAGACGCGCCTTGAGAACGTCAAAGAGCTTCTCTCTGTAGCAAAAGAGTACGAAGATGTCGGTCTGGCCGGTTTTCTTGAGGAGGTAGCCCTTATTTCAGAGCTGGATAGGGTGGAGGACAACGCCGACGCGGTCATGCTCATGACGCTTCACAGTGCCAAAGGGCTGGAGTTCCCGGTCGTCTTCATGATTGGTATGGAGGAGGGTGTCTTCCCTCATACTCGAGCCCTCTTCGATGCCCAAGAGATGGAAGAAGAGCGGCGCCTCTGTTACGTCGGTATGACACGAGCGCGAGAAGAACTCCATCTGATCAGTGCCGCCTCGAGGATGCTCTACGGCACCACCCAGCATAATCCCCCTTCTCGTTTTCTGGCCGACGTCGGTCCAGATGCAACGGTGGTGCCCAGCGAGATCTTCACCAGCTCGGCTTTTACAGGTGCCTCGTCCGAGCCGTTCCTCTTTGGATCTCAAGAACCCAGAGTAGAACCTGAGGAACAGATAGATCTCAAGATTGGCGATTCCGTCAGCCACCAGCTATTTGGCCCGGGCAAGATAGTGGCCGTCGATGGGGAGACAATCAGTATTGATTTCAGGGGTAGGGGAGTCAAGAAGCTGAACGTCCATTTTGCTCCTCTCGAGAGACTCTAG
- the tpiA gene encoding triose-phosphate isomerase yields the protein MSKKLIVANWKMHFDVGKASIFLHRLQERVPTFTNVEVVLCPNFIALQSLSLQIDNHKFKLGAQDCYHRDEGAYTGATSATMLRGLVKYVIVGHSERRHVFGETDKEIALKVAAAVRNGLTPILCVGETGEERRDGEMKAVLHDQITTGVMHLTRNEIKEIVIAYEPVWAIGTGKEDSPDDAVEAIDVIRSQIKSLYGAPASLMVRILYGGSVTPDDIVAYVARESIDGALVGGASLNYNSFAQIVEKTHLAVGES from the coding sequence ATGTCCAAGAAACTGATTGTCGCGAACTGGAAGATGCACTTTGATGTTGGCAAGGCCAGCATTTTTCTGCACCGTCTTCAGGAGCGGGTCCCGACCTTCACGAATGTCGAAGTCGTTCTCTGTCCCAATTTCATCGCCCTCCAATCGCTCTCCTTGCAGATAGACAACCATAAGTTTAAATTGGGGGCCCAGGACTGCTATCATCGAGACGAGGGCGCTTATACGGGGGCCACCTCGGCCACCATGCTTCGCGGCCTGGTCAAGTATGTGATCGTCGGCCACTCTGAGCGCCGTCATGTATTTGGCGAGACGGATAAAGAGATCGCTTTGAAGGTAGCTGCCGCTGTTAGAAACGGTCTGACGCCGATTCTCTGTGTCGGTGAGACGGGCGAAGAACGCAGGGACGGCGAGATGAAGGCGGTTCTGCACGATCAGATAACGACAGGGGTGATGCACCTGACCCGTAATGAGATTAAAGAGATCGTCATCGCCTACGAACCAGTCTGGGCGATCGGTACCGGTAAAGAAGACAGCCCGGATGATGCTGTTGAGGCAATCGATGTGATACGATCTCAGATCAAGTCACTTTACGGTGCCCCTGCCTCACTGATGGTCAGAATTCTCTATGGGGGCAGCGTGACACCAGATGATATCGTAGCCTATGTGGCCAGAGAGAGTATAGATGGGGCCCTCGTCGGAGGAGCTAGCCTCAACTACAACAGTTTCGCACAGATAGTAGAGAAGACCCACCTTGCGGTCGGTGAATCATAG
- a CDS encoding phosphoglycerate kinase, translating to MTDFPKRTIKDIPLTGMPILLRADYNVPVAANGQVHDSYRITQSIPTIKALLALKTKIVICSHLGRPEGKTVPSMSLAPVAVELTKLLGQEVKFVPECVGDQVVSAVAKMNPGDVILLENLRFHEGEEKNDLAFATRLAHDSGARYFVQDGFGVVHRTNASTVAITHRLPSVAGPLVEKEYVSIRSALDQPKRPLTVIMGGAKVADKIDLIGNMIDVADIMVIGGAIANTFLKFYNGNEIGTSFYDEDGGDAVATLMHKLCKKWCRQNNACQCESCPDCSTHLILPRDVAVAPEIEPHAVRKEVSLDNVTPNDKILDVGEHTARQIVAAIESSRAVIWNGTLGYAELPQFADSSNAVAATLASRRQQVDTLICGGDTADFVLGWATAHHHDPAAFFYHISTGGGASLELMEGKKLPGVEALMDR from the coding sequence ATGACAGACTTTCCTAAGCGTACGATAAAAGATATCCCCTTGACCGGCATGCCGATTCTTCTTCGAGCCGACTATAACGTACCTGTCGCCGCAAACGGCCAGGTCCATGACAGCTATCGCATTACCCAGTCAATCCCAACCATCAAGGCGCTCCTTGCCCTGAAAACAAAGATCGTTATCTGTTCACATCTTGGAAGACCTGAGGGCAAGACCGTTCCCTCGATGAGCCTCGCGCCGGTTGCCGTTGAGCTGACCAAGCTACTTGGCCAGGAAGTTAAGTTCGTACCCGAATGTGTAGGGGACCAGGTCGTCTCGGCTGTCGCTAAGATGAACCCAGGTGATGTCATTCTACTCGAGAACCTGCGATTCCACGAGGGCGAAGAGAAGAACGATCTCGCTTTCGCAACAAGGCTGGCTCACGATAGCGGGGCCAGATATTTCGTCCAGGACGGCTTCGGGGTTGTCCACCGGACCAATGCTTCGACCGTTGCCATTACCCACCGCCTGCCGAGTGTCGCCGGACCGCTTGTTGAGAAGGAATATGTCTCCATCCGCTCAGCCCTCGATCAGCCGAAGCGCCCGCTGACGGTCATTATGGGTGGCGCTAAGGTGGCTGATAAGATAGATCTGATCGGTAATATGATCGATGTTGCCGACATCATGGTCATCGGTGGGGCGATCGCTAACACCTTCCTCAAGTTCTATAACGGCAACGAGATAGGTACGAGTTTCTATGATGAGGATGGCGGGGATGCGGTGGCAACCCTGATGCACAAACTCTGTAAGAAGTGGTGCCGTCAGAATAACGCCTGTCAGTGCGAGTCGTGTCCTGATTGCTCAACCCATCTCATCCTCCCCCGTGATGTCGCCGTAGCTCCAGAGATTGAGCCGCATGCAGTCAGAAAAGAGGTCAGTCTCGATAACGTTACGCCCAACGATAAGATCCTTGACGTCGGCGAGCATACTGCCCGGCAGATCGTGGCCGCCATAGAGTCCTCGAGGGCTGTCATCTGGAACGGCACGCTCGGTTACGCCGAACTGCCTCAGTTTGCTGACAGCTCTAACGCGGTCGCTGCGACGTTGGCTTCTCGACGCCAGCAAGTTGACACCTTGATCTGCGGAGGTGATACGGCTGACTTTGTTCTTGGCTGGGCAACCGCTCATCATCACGATCCGGCCGCCTTTTTCTATCATATATCGACCGGAGGTGGAGCCAGCCTGGAGCTGATGGAAGGGAAGAAGCTCCCAGGGGTAGAGGCATTGATGGACCGCTAG
- a CDS encoding glycosyl hydrolase family 28-related protein → MTARLPVPGGDSGNWGAILNDFLEVSLNSDGTLLPTALQTAGVVLSSGTPSGDLAGTYAAPSVAKLSGVSISGTPSAGQSLVATSNSAATWSSVSAGSTDWINVKLYGAKGDGSTDDTTSIQNAINAATAGQVVYFPQGIYVTSKPLVLQKAVVLMGTRGSTASGYDASIDAGSIIKPSAGWTNPTYSAYASAAILMLDQTPGTGGATPGIALRDIWVDGTNSPASVDGIASFGQLQSVRLDAVGVYKATGRGIALYQDNGISPDGWHMNNCLAQNCGSDGFYGYFIDTVAVDCHAQSCGGDGIVSKGSNNRWISCRADLNTNGYTVDNPGGGGYEDSNIFVGCGTQRNQHNGMNITNSSVGGNAKRSPVIVSGCIFSEDGVNGGSGGGGYAGISVTGNNIVVIDGSSVTVGTVDVVGGCPQYGLATAAGGGVGGTPSITMNTGMLNYASGGSAINDAAPSNYLGIGPSVITVSGYQPSASAISAPYLANISGQSLTIQGTTSSVRGGLMQITQLQSGPTQPGINLTGQAVNDGLLATIVSGDTNSRVRFNADGSLTWGSGSANGDTKIQRIGNGQLQMTDGGAGYSPQLKIAASTSNATSPLLQIQNNTAGDLAYNVQVSGDSSSRYRVDSNGEMKWGPGNATQDTDLYRSALGTLKTDTAFVVGTSLTAGSVAISEGASGGDVLKITNTTSGPTDSNVKIVSAASGDNAFGANVSGDTNNRFKIDSTGKMQWGTGSANQDTDLYRNGSALLQTDGAFTVGTLLTAGQVAISEGAASSAVLRVTNTTSGPTIPVTQIVAAASGDNSVGIEVSGDTNNRFKIDSTGKIQWGSGSANQDTDLYRASAGVLQTDNSLTVSGTTTSQVVTSSGLTGAVSPSRYVGATASGHPTSGTFNTGDFVVDQTGTFWICTNGGTPGTWSSSTAGGTIDTTATDIQPDGTQAAGSIGKAADAGHIHPTLYGVKPTVALAQTIPRWAATGTGSAGTSGTLYVTSINIMSGVTINNISLATDTTTASGVTHGWYVLLDNNLVVRAVTADQTGGNWGTASTFVTLATTASYTTTYTGQYYVGVMVAATTMPTFCAGSTIRNPVYNLTPIYSGSSSSGQTTPPSTGTTMASLVGGGNRNYYAYLS, encoded by the coding sequence ATGACGGCACGCTTACCCGTACCCGGAGGTGACAGCGGTAATTGGGGTGCTATCCTCAACGACTTTCTTGAGGTTTCCCTCAACTCTGACGGCACTCTTTTGCCGACCGCCCTACAGACAGCTGGAGTCGTTCTCTCTAGTGGTACGCCGAGTGGAGATCTCGCAGGCACTTACGCTGCCCCGTCGGTCGCCAAACTAAGTGGTGTCAGTATCAGTGGCACTCCTTCTGCCGGTCAAAGCCTCGTGGCCACCTCCAATAGCGCAGCGACATGGAGCAGTGTCTCGGCGGGATCGACCGACTGGATCAATGTCAAACTGTACGGCGCCAAAGGCGACGGCAGTACCGACGATACAACCTCGATCCAGAACGCCATCAATGCCGCGACTGCCGGTCAGGTTGTCTACTTTCCCCAGGGAATCTATGTGACTTCCAAGCCTCTCGTTCTTCAAAAAGCCGTTGTACTTATGGGGACACGGGGCAGCACCGCCTCCGGTTATGATGCCAGCATCGATGCGGGCAGTATCATCAAGCCTTCTGCCGGTTGGACCAACCCGACCTATTCAGCCTACGCCTCAGCCGCTATCCTGATGCTCGATCAGACACCTGGCACAGGTGGGGCAACTCCTGGCATTGCCCTCCGAGATATCTGGGTTGACGGTACCAACTCCCCCGCTAGCGTCGACGGTATTGCCTCGTTTGGCCAGCTCCAATCGGTCAGACTCGACGCAGTCGGCGTCTACAAAGCGACCGGTAGAGGTATCGCTCTCTACCAAGACAACGGTATTTCGCCCGACGGCTGGCATATGAATAACTGCCTGGCCCAAAACTGTGGCAGTGATGGTTTCTACGGCTACTTTATCGACACGGTCGCTGTCGACTGCCACGCCCAGTCGTGCGGTGGAGACGGCATAGTTTCGAAGGGCAGCAATAACAGATGGATCAGCTGCAGGGCCGACCTCAATACAAACGGCTACACCGTCGATAACCCCGGTGGAGGTGGTTATGAAGATTCTAATATATTCGTCGGCTGTGGTACCCAGAGGAACCAACACAATGGTATGAATATCACCAACTCATCCGTCGGTGGCAACGCCAAGCGTTCACCAGTTATAGTGAGCGGCTGCATATTCAGCGAAGATGGTGTTAACGGCGGATCCGGCGGAGGTGGTTACGCGGGCATATCCGTAACGGGCAATAACATCGTCGTTATCGATGGCTCCAGCGTTACCGTGGGTACTGTTGACGTAGTTGGTGGTTGTCCACAGTACGGTCTGGCAACCGCAGCTGGTGGGGGTGTGGGCGGTACGCCAAGTATCACTATGAACACCGGCATGCTCAACTACGCCTCAGGTGGTTCGGCTATCAATGACGCTGCGCCCTCGAACTATCTGGGGATTGGTCCGAGCGTCATAACGGTCAGCGGCTACCAGCCGAGCGCCTCTGCGATCTCAGCTCCCTATCTCGCCAATATCTCGGGCCAGAGTCTGACGATTCAAGGTACTACGAGCAGCGTTCGAGGCGGGCTCATGCAGATAACGCAGCTGCAGTCCGGCCCAACACAACCTGGCATCAACTTGACTGGTCAGGCTGTCAATGATGGCCTCCTAGCCACTATTGTTAGCGGTGATACCAACTCACGTGTCCGCTTTAACGCTGACGGCAGTCTGACGTGGGGTAGTGGTTCGGCCAATGGAGACACGAAGATCCAGCGTATCGGTAACGGCCAACTCCAGATGACTGATGGAGGAGCCGGTTACTCACCTCAACTTAAGATAGCGGCGTCGACTTCCAACGCCACTTCGCCTCTCTTGCAGATACAGAATAACACCGCTGGCGATCTCGCCTACAACGTCCAGGTTTCAGGTGACTCAAGCAGTCGATATAGGGTTGACTCCAACGGTGAGATGAAATGGGGACCGGGTAACGCCACTCAGGATACGGACTTGTACAGGTCGGCTTTAGGCACCTTGAAAACCGATACAGCTTTTGTTGTCGGGACTTCGCTGACAGCTGGCTCCGTAGCAATCTCAGAGGGTGCCTCAGGCGGAGACGTTCTCAAGATCACCAATACTACTTCGGGACCAACTGACTCCAACGTCAAGATCGTCAGCGCCGCTAGCGGTGACAATGCCTTCGGCGCCAACGTCAGCGGGGATACCAATAACCGTTTCAAAATAGACTCGACTGGCAAGATGCAGTGGGGCACCGGCAGCGCTAATCAGGATACCGACTTGTATCGAAACGGCAGCGCATTACTCCAGACCGACGGCGCATTTACAGTCGGCACGTTACTAACAGCGGGCCAGGTAGCAATCTCGGAAGGAGCGGCGTCTAGCGCTGTTCTTAGGGTTACGAATACGACCTCCGGACCAACCATACCCGTTACTCAGATAGTCGCAGCCGCTTCGGGCGACAACTCCGTAGGCATCGAGGTAAGCGGCGATACGAATAATCGCTTTAAGATCGACTCGACCGGCAAGATCCAGTGGGGTTCCGGTAGTGCTAATCAGGATACCGATCTGTATCGAGCCTCTGCAGGAGTACTGCAGACAGATAACAGCCTGACAGTCAGTGGCACTACGACCTCTCAGGTGGTGACGTCCTCGGGCCTAACGGGTGCTGTCAGCCCGTCGAGATACGTCGGAGCGACGGCTTCAGGCCATCCAACCTCCGGGACATTTAATACCGGGGATTTTGTGGTTGACCAGACCGGCACCTTCTGGATATGTACAAACGGCGGCACTCCCGGCACATGGAGCTCATCGACAGCTGGGGGCACTATAGATACAACTGCTACGGATATACAGCCTGATGGGACACAGGCGGCAGGTTCAATCGGCAAGGCGGCCGACGCCGGCCATATTCATCCGACTCTTTACGGTGTTAAGCCGACAGTTGCATTGGCCCAAACCATCCCTAGATGGGCCGCCACTGGAACCGGTTCTGCAGGCACATCCGGCACGCTCTACGTGACAAGTATTAACATCATGTCCGGTGTGACAATCAACAATATCTCACTGGCCACAGACACGACTACAGCCTCTGGAGTTACTCATGGTTGGTACGTTCTTCTCGACAATAACTTAGTGGTACGAGCAGTCACCGCCGATCAGACGGGTGGAAACTGGGGGACGGCGAGTACTTTTGTCACCTTGGCTACAACCGCCAGCTACACGACTACCTATACTGGGCAATACTACGTAGGTGTCATGGTTGCCGCAACGACTATGCCAACATTTTGCGCCGGATCCACTATTCGAAACCCCGTCTACAACCTCACTCCGATCTACAGTGGATCCTCGAGTTCTGGACAGACCACACCCCCGTCGACCGGCACAACCATGGCCAGTCTAGTTGGTGGTGGTAACCGCAACTATTACGCCTACCTGAGCTGA